The Leifsonia williamsii genome includes a region encoding these proteins:
- a CDS encoding carbohydrate ABC transporter permease: MTAVRPTRLRQRNQSVRTGVQAIVIVLWCLLPFYWMVVTSFRDVGYTNDNTPWFTHVTLDNYITAFSTRLGNHLAQALLNSLFIGICVTVVSLVVGIFASYALARLDFKMKGIVLGIILAASMFPGVALITPLFQLFTNIGWMGTYQALIIPQISFALPLTVYTLVSFFREMPWDLEEAARIDGCTQAQAFRKIILPLAAPAVFTTAILAFISSWNEFLISSQLSSDATQPVTVAIASFTGSQPHQEPYTTVMAAGTIVTVPLIILVLIFQRRIVAGLTAGGVKG; the protein is encoded by the coding sequence TCAGCGCAATCAGAGTGTGCGTACCGGTGTGCAGGCGATCGTGATCGTGTTGTGGTGTCTGCTGCCGTTCTACTGGATGGTGGTGACCTCGTTCCGTGATGTCGGGTACACCAACGACAACACGCCGTGGTTCACGCATGTGACGTTGGACAACTACATCACCGCGTTCTCCACCCGGCTGGGCAACCACCTCGCGCAGGCGCTGCTGAACTCGCTGTTCATCGGCATCTGCGTCACGGTCGTGTCGCTGGTGGTCGGCATCTTCGCCTCCTACGCGTTGGCCCGGTTGGACTTCAAGATGAAGGGCATCGTGCTGGGCATCATCCTGGCCGCGTCGATGTTCCCGGGCGTTGCGCTGATCACGCCGCTGTTCCAGCTGTTCACCAACATCGGCTGGATGGGCACCTACCAGGCGCTGATCATCCCGCAGATCTCCTTCGCGCTGCCGTTGACGGTGTACACGCTGGTGTCGTTCTTCCGCGAGATGCCGTGGGACCTGGAGGAGGCCGCCCGGATCGATGGCTGCACCCAGGCGCAGGCGTTCCGCAAGATCATCCTGCCGCTGGCCGCGCCGGCGGTGTTCACGACCGCGATCCTGGCGTTCATCTCCTCCTGGAACGAGTTCCTGATCTCCAGCCAGCTCTCCAGCGACGCGACCCAACCGGTCACCGTCGCGATCGCGTCGTTCACCGGCAGCCAGCCCCACCAGGAGCCGTACACGACCGTCATGGCCGCCGGCACCATCGTCACCGTGCCGCTGATCATCCTCGTGCTGATCTTCCAGCGCCGCATCGTCGCCGGCCTCACCGCCGGCGGCGTGAAAGGCTAG
- a CDS encoding ATP-dependent DNA ligase produces MGYFAYDGREVEFDDRTLAHLHVVIINKLRSGQSFAFSWKDPADSGGGRTSVWLHPTSNVMFHFSGSRAPVLNRGWLARLAETADGPRGLIVEPEEQPVREEAKPTLVVA; encoded by the coding sequence ATGGGCTACTTCGCCTACGACGGCCGAGAGGTCGAGTTCGACGACCGGACGCTCGCGCATCTCCACGTCGTCATCATCAACAAGCTGCGCAGCGGCCAGAGCTTCGCGTTCTCGTGGAAGGACCCGGCCGACAGCGGCGGAGGCCGCACGAGCGTGTGGCTCCACCCCACCAGCAACGTCATGTTCCACTTCTCCGGCTCGCGCGCCCCCGTACTCAACCGCGGCTGGCTCGCCCGCCTGGCCGAGACCGCCGACGGCCCCCGCGGGCTGATCGTCGAGCCGGAGGAGCAGCCGGTGAGGGAGGAGGCGAAGCCGACGCTGGTGGTGGCCTAG